One window of the Allosaccharopolyspora coralli genome contains the following:
- the paaK gene encoding phenylacetate--CoA ligase PaaK, whose protein sequence is MTSTHDRLGRAPAGTELDSAEHLSPDELAALQLERLQWTLRYAYDNVPLYKKKFDEIGVRPEDCRSLQDLAKFPTTTKDDLRETYPFGMFAVPSEKVRRIHASSGTTGKPTVVGYTERDLEVWSDVVARSIRAAGGRPGHKVHVSYGYGLFTGGLGAHYGAERLGCTVIPASGGMTSRQVQIIQDFQPEIIMVTPTYMLTLIDEFRRQGIDPRSTSLKVGIFGAEPWTEQMRREIEDTLDMHAVDIYGLSEVMGPGIANECVETKDGLHIWEDHFYPEVIDPIEGTALEDGEVGELAFTSLTKEALPIIRYRTRDLTRLRPGTARPAFRRMERVTGRSDDMIILRGVNVFPSQIEEIVLRAEGLSPHFQLDLSRVDRMDHMSVRVEARDETTVDQRAGAPALLVQAIKEAVGVTAEVSIVDPGTLERSVGKLRRVRDHRATES, encoded by the coding sequence ATGACATCGACTCACGACCGTCTCGGACGCGCACCCGCGGGCACCGAGCTGGACTCCGCCGAACACCTCTCGCCCGACGAACTCGCGGCGCTGCAACTCGAACGTCTCCAGTGGACACTTCGTTACGCCTACGACAACGTTCCGCTGTACAAGAAGAAGTTCGACGAGATCGGAGTGCGCCCCGAGGACTGCCGCTCACTGCAGGATCTGGCGAAGTTCCCGACCACGACGAAGGACGACCTCCGGGAGACCTATCCGTTCGGGATGTTCGCCGTGCCGTCCGAGAAGGTACGGCGGATCCACGCGTCCAGTGGCACCACCGGCAAGCCGACCGTCGTCGGCTACACCGAACGGGACCTCGAGGTGTGGTCCGACGTCGTCGCCCGCTCCATCCGGGCAGCCGGTGGACGTCCGGGGCACAAGGTGCACGTGTCCTACGGATACGGGCTGTTCACCGGCGGTCTCGGCGCGCACTACGGCGCGGAACGCCTGGGGTGCACGGTGATTCCGGCGTCCGGCGGGATGACCTCGCGGCAGGTGCAGATCATCCAGGACTTCCAGCCCGAGATCATCATGGTCACGCCGACGTACATGCTCACGCTCATCGACGAGTTCCGACGCCAGGGCATCGACCCGCGCAGCACGTCGCTGAAGGTCGGGATCTTCGGTGCCGAGCCGTGGACGGAGCAGATGCGCCGCGAGATCGAAGACACCCTCGACATGCACGCGGTCGACATCTACGGCCTGTCCGAGGTGATGGGTCCGGGGATCGCCAACGAGTGTGTCGAGACCAAGGACGGCCTGCACATCTGGGAGGACCACTTCTACCCGGAGGTCATCGATCCGATCGAGGGCACGGCGCTCGAAGACGGGGAGGTCGGCGAGTTGGCGTTCACCTCCTTGACGAAGGAGGCACTGCCGATCATCCGGTACCGCACTCGCGACCTGACCCGGCTCCGTCCGGGCACGGCGCGACCCGCCTTCCGGCGAATGGAGAGGGTCACCGGCCGCAGCGACGACATGATCATCCTGCGCGGTGTGAACGTGTTCCCCAGCCAGATCGAGGAAATCGTGCTGCGCGCGGAGGGACTGTCACCGCACTTCCAGCTCGACCTCAGCCGGGTGGACCGGATGGATCACATGTCAGTCCGGGTCGAGGCCCGCGACGAGACGACCGTGGATCAACGAGCAGGCGCCCCGGCGTTGCTGGTGCAGGCGATCAAGGAGGCGGTCGGGGTGACCGCCGAGGTCAGCATCGTGGATCCCGGCACGCTGGAACGGTCGGTCGGCAAGCTTCGACGTGTCCGCGACCACCGCGCGACGGAGTCCTGA
- a CDS encoding MFS transporter, which yields MKTTVATTTTGGGKGRRLRDLVAVNFGNTLEWYDWTIYSLFAPYFAVQFFNPDDAASALLATLAVFAVGFITRPLGGFLFGAYADRAGRRKSLTVAMMLTAAGSLVIALAPTYQSVGLFASVILLSARLLQGLAHGGEMGTSVTYLVERAPTGRRALFGGTSWVSVVLGTILATLTSLLLTSSLGEGELRSWGWRLAFGIGGVLGLYALYLRRRLTETDAFEETLQADRSAPTDIPGDATNRRLLHHWRGILVVFGLSVGGSVMFYTWLIFMPTYAQLHHGQAASSALTASLIAQVFFLGAVLAAGWLGDRVGRKPMVIAFGVTFVALTVPVNLMIDGSFGTLLTAMLIALAALALLFGVNGAVWAEVFPTRVRASGVAGPLSLATAIFGGTAPYINTALTQAGHHDWFLYYLMVAAAITLVTGLLMNETRHARLTR from the coding sequence GTGAAGACCACCGTCGCCACCACAACCACCGGGGGCGGCAAAGGGCGCCGCCTCCGCGACCTCGTCGCCGTGAACTTCGGCAACACCCTCGAGTGGTACGACTGGACGATCTACTCGCTGTTCGCCCCATACTTCGCCGTTCAGTTCTTCAACCCCGACGATGCCGCGTCCGCATTGCTGGCGACGCTGGCCGTGTTCGCGGTCGGATTCATCACCCGGCCGCTCGGGGGCTTTCTCTTCGGCGCCTACGCCGATCGCGCCGGCCGCCGAAAGAGCCTCACCGTGGCGATGATGCTGACGGCCGCAGGCAGTCTGGTCATCGCCCTCGCGCCGACCTACCAATCCGTGGGCCTGTTCGCCAGCGTCATTCTCCTGAGCGCCCGGCTGCTGCAGGGCCTCGCCCACGGCGGGGAAATGGGTACGTCCGTGACCTACCTCGTCGAGCGGGCACCGACCGGTCGACGGGCCTTGTTCGGCGGCACCTCGTGGGTGAGCGTCGTTCTGGGCACGATCCTGGCGACCCTGACGAGCCTCTTGTTGACCTCGAGCCTCGGCGAGGGTGAGCTCCGCTCATGGGGATGGCGCCTTGCGTTCGGCATCGGAGGCGTCCTCGGGCTGTACGCCCTGTACCTTCGCCGGCGCCTTACCGAGACGGACGCGTTCGAGGAGACGCTGCAGGCCGACCGATCAGCTCCGACCGATATCCCTGGTGACGCAACCAATCGCCGCCTGCTGCATCATTGGCGTGGAATCCTGGTCGTCTTCGGTCTGTCCGTCGGCGGCTCGGTAATGTTCTACACCTGGCTCATTTTCATGCCGACTTACGCCCAACTGCACCATGGCCAGGCAGCGTCGAGCGCCCTCACCGCGAGCCTGATCGCGCAGGTGTTCTTCCTCGGGGCGGTCCTGGCCGCCGGGTGGCTCGGCGATCGGGTAGGACGCAAGCCGATGGTCATCGCGTTCGGTGTCACCTTCGTTGCCCTCACGGTCCCTGTGAACCTGATGATCGACGGCAGCTTCGGAACGCTACTCACTGCCATGCTGATCGCCCTTGCCGCACTCGCGCTTCTGTTCGGCGTCAACGGCGCCGTCTGGGCCGAGGTGTTCCCAACCAGGGTGCGAGCCTCCGGAGTGGCGGGCCCGCTATCCCTGGCCACGGCGATCTTCGGGGGCACCGCCCCCTATATCAACACCGCCCTGACTCAGGCAGGCCATCACGACTGGTTCCTCTACTACCTCATGGTGGCCGCGGCGATCACTCTCGTCACCGGCCTCCTGATGAACGAGACACGACACGCTCGACTGACGCGCTGA
- a CDS encoding SigE family RNA polymerase sigma factor, whose amino-acid sequence MPATVGPGDGLAGMDELTRKLTDLYQEHYRQLLRIALLLVDDRSAAEDVVHDAFLRVYDSRSRLRDPDKALAFLRQAVLNRARSVLRRRLVAKRYQPTLAERDSHPDDTGRGVDRALLADALAKLPRRQREAVVLRYYADVSEARTAELMRVSPGAVKSYCSRGVARLSELLREWV is encoded by the coding sequence ATGCCCGCGACCGTCGGGCCGGGCGACGGGCTGGCGGGCATGGATGAGCTGACGAGGAAACTGACCGATCTATACCAGGAGCATTACCGGCAGCTGTTACGCATCGCCCTGTTGCTCGTCGACGATCGCTCGGCCGCCGAGGACGTCGTCCACGACGCGTTCCTGCGGGTGTACGACTCGAGGTCACGGCTGCGCGACCCGGACAAGGCGCTGGCGTTTCTGCGGCAGGCGGTGCTCAACCGGGCCCGTTCGGTGTTGCGTCGACGGCTCGTCGCCAAGCGCTACCAACCGACACTCGCCGAGCGCGACTCTCACCCCGACGACACCGGGCGGGGAGTGGACCGGGCGTTGCTCGCGGATGCGCTCGCCAAACTGCCACGCAGGCAGCGAGAGGCGGTGGTCCTGCGCTACTACGCCGATGTCAGCGAGGCGCGAACAGCCGAGCTGATGCGGGTCAGTCCGGGAGCGGTCAAATCGTACTGCTCGCGCGGGGTCGCGCGGCTGTCCGAACTGTTACGGGAGTGGGTGTGA
- a CDS encoding site-specific integrase, translating to MDAEAIGFDLPDLARWFAGTGFRTGEALAVHWHHLDLDAGIVVWAGNLIRARGTGNMINDGKTDVSERSLPLPLWLVAMLRDRRRRLAEVFDVDERELDGPVFLNSLGGLPDKHNVGARWRRFRERAGYPWVTFRTFRRSMATVLDGAGLTAREIADQLGHSKVSTTQDVYMGRRIPSRAAAGRAQ from the coding sequence GTGGACGCGGAGGCGATCGGGTTCGATCTCCCTGACCTCGCCCGTTGGTTCGCGGGTACGGGTTTCCGCACTGGCGAAGCCTTGGCCGTTCACTGGCACCATCTGGACTTGGACGCGGGCATCGTTGTTTGGGCAGGGAACCTGATTCGCGCGCGCGGGACGGGCAACATGATCAATGACGGCAAGACGGACGTGTCTGAGCGATCACTGCCGCTGCCGCTATGGCTCGTCGCCATGCTTCGAGACCGTCGTCGCCGCCTCGCCGAAGTCTTCGACGTTGATGAACGCGAGCTTGACGGCCCGGTGTTCCTGAACTCGCTGGGTGGCCTGCCCGACAAGCACAACGTCGGCGCGCGGTGGCGGCGGTTCCGTGAACGCGCGGGCTATCCGTGGGTGACGTTCCGGACATTTCGACGTTCCATGGCGACCGTGCTGGATGGCGCGGGGTTGACGGCGAGAGAGATTGCCGATCAGCTCGGTCACTCCAAGGTGTCAACGACGCAGGACGTCTACATGGGGCGTCGCATCCCGAGTCGCGCTGCTGCGGGACGCGCTCAATGA
- a CDS encoding helix-turn-helix domain-containing protein, protein MAGVEPPEERDRQATEVGSGPTALRIVLGTQLRRLREAAEISRPDAGYSIRGSGSKISRMELGRVGFKERDVADLLTLYGVTDDGERSEFLDMVRRSHEPGWWHRYTDLMPTWFQDYVGLEESASRIQTYELQFVPGLMQTEAYALAIASRGRPQHASQDARRRVTLRMQRQRVLAGTDAPRLWAVIDESVLHRPIGGRETMLAQLDHLLEITKRPNVTLQVVPYRLSGYSAEGAFTMLRFAEPELPHLVYIEHLAGAMYLDKLEEIEQYSRVFDRLTVDAETPDISRQMLMKIRTEM, encoded by the coding sequence ATGGCCGGAGTCGAGCCCCCCGAGGAGCGCGACCGTCAGGCCACCGAGGTCGGCAGCGGCCCGACGGCGCTCCGGATCGTGCTCGGCACTCAGCTCCGTAGGCTGCGAGAGGCCGCCGAGATCAGCCGCCCCGACGCGGGGTACTCGATCCGCGGCTCCGGTTCGAAGATCAGCCGAATGGAACTCGGGCGGGTCGGGTTCAAGGAGCGCGACGTCGCCGACCTGCTGACGCTCTACGGCGTCACCGACGACGGGGAGCGCTCGGAGTTCCTCGACATGGTGCGCCGTTCGCACGAACCCGGCTGGTGGCACCGGTACACCGACCTGATGCCGACGTGGTTCCAGGACTACGTCGGCCTCGAAGAGTCGGCTTCGCGCATTCAGACCTACGAGCTGCAGTTCGTCCCGGGCCTGATGCAGACAGAGGCGTACGCGTTGGCGATCGCCAGCCGCGGCCGTCCGCAGCACGCGTCGCAGGACGCGCGGCGACGGGTGACACTGCGTATGCAACGCCAGCGGGTCCTCGCCGGCACTGACGCCCCCCGGTTGTGGGCGGTGATCGACGAGTCGGTGCTGCACCGGCCGATCGGCGGCCGCGAGACGATGCTCGCCCAGCTCGACCACCTGCTGGAGATCACGAAGCGGCCGAACGTCACGTTGCAGGTCGTGCCGTACCGACTGAGCGGCTATTCGGCCGAGGGCGCGTTCACGATGCTGCGGTTCGCCGAGCCGGAACTGCCGCACCTGGTCTACATCGAACACCTCGCCGGGGCGATGTATCTCGACAAGCTCGAGGAGATCGAGCAGTACAGCCGGGTGTTCGACCGGTTGACGGTGGACGCCGAGACGCCGGACATATCCCGTCAGATGCTGATGAAGATCCGCACGGAGATGTAG
- a CDS encoding YbdD/YjiX family protein, with amino-acid sequence MTAASLLSRLAGSARSAWQIARGIVGETAYEQYLEHHRAHHPDTPALGEREFWRAHIDRGDRDPGSRCC; translated from the coding sequence GTGACGGCCGCATCGCTGCTGTCCAGGCTGGCCGGGTCCGCCCGATCGGCCTGGCAGATCGCGCGCGGGATCGTCGGGGAGACCGCCTACGAGCAGTACCTCGAACACCATCGCGCGCACCACCCGGACACCCCGGCGCTGGGCGAACGCGAGTTCTGGCGGGCGCACATCGACCGGGGTGACCGCGACCCGGGCTCACGCTGCTGCTGA
- a CDS encoding TetR/AcrR family transcriptional regulator, with translation MTDRPNGRGRPGYDLESLLQTAVKVFHERGYDGTSMEDLAKRLGITKSAIYYHVPSKEELLRLSVDRALDALFAVMEEHESREGPAIDRLHHVVRRSVEVLVDEQAFVTLLLRVRGNSKVERRAVARRREFDHLVGQLVTEAEREGSLRPDVDPALTSRLLFGMVNSLIEWYRPRQGLNTDDLADAVTKIAFDGLRAR, from the coding sequence ATGACGGACAGGCCCAACGGGCGTGGCAGGCCGGGCTATGACCTGGAGTCGCTGCTGCAGACGGCGGTGAAGGTCTTCCATGAACGTGGCTACGACGGCACGAGCATGGAGGACCTCGCGAAACGGCTCGGGATCACGAAGTCGGCGATCTACTACCACGTGCCGAGCAAGGAGGAGTTGCTCCGCCTGAGCGTGGACCGGGCCCTGGATGCGCTGTTCGCGGTGATGGAGGAACACGAGTCCCGTGAGGGTCCGGCGATCGACCGGTTGCACCACGTGGTGCGGCGCAGTGTCGAGGTGCTCGTGGACGAGCAGGCGTTCGTCACGCTGCTGCTGCGGGTGCGCGGCAACTCCAAGGTGGAACGCCGGGCCGTGGCGCGGCGCCGCGAGTTCGACCATCTCGTTGGGCAGCTGGTCACCGAGGCCGAACGAGAAGGAAGCCTGCGCCCGGACGTCGACCCGGCGTTGACGAGCAGGCTGCTGTTCGGCATGGTCAACTCACTCATCGAGTGGTATCGACCACGACAGGGGTTGAACACGGACGACCTCGCCGACGCCGTCACGAAGATCGCGTTCGACGGTCTTCGGGCACGCTGA
- a CDS encoding carbon starvation CstA family protein, which translates to MSTREIVVWVLVAVVGAVAWGILALSRGEEISAVWLVFAAVASYAIAYRFYSRFIAYKVLRVDDTRATPAERLNNGTDFHPTDRRVLFGHHFAAIAGAGPLVGPVLAAQMGYLPGTIWIIVGVIFAGAAQDMVVLFFSTRRDGRSLGQMAREDIGPVGGIAALIAVLSIMIILLAVLALVVVEALESSPWGAFSIAMTIPIALFMGFYLRYLRPGRIIETSVIGVTLLLLAIVGGGWVAESGLADTFTLTGNQLTFALVVYGFVASVLPVWMLLAPRDYLSTFMKVGVIVMLALAIVVAQPVLRADAVTEFALNGEGPVFSGALFPFVFITIACGALSGFHALVASGTTPKLVEKESQVRVLGYGGMLMESFVAVMAIAAACIIDPGLYFAMNMPDAQLGATVESASQAVAGIGFSITPEQLTAAAAAVEEETLVGRSGGAPTLAVGLSEVFSQVLGGEGARAFWYHFAVMFEALFILTTVDAGTRVGRFMLQDTVGNIWPKFGDVSWKPGIWIASAAIVGGWGYFLWAGVNDPLGGINQLFPLFGIANQLLAAVALAIGTTILIKTGRAKYAWVTIIPLAFDAAVTLTASWQKVFSADSSIGFFAQRAEYQAAIAAGETSKGSAENLEQMQKVVVNSTVDGVLAILFAVLIIIVLVDAMRVWVKALRAPEPLPDTEVGKVESTRWAPSGLIMTREERETQREREKVGAGS; encoded by the coding sequence ATGAGCACCCGCGAGATCGTGGTGTGGGTGCTGGTGGCGGTCGTCGGTGCCGTCGCCTGGGGCATTCTCGCCCTCAGCCGGGGCGAAGAGATTTCGGCCGTGTGGCTGGTCTTCGCCGCGGTCGCCTCCTATGCGATCGCCTACCGCTTCTACTCGCGATTCATCGCCTACAAGGTGCTGCGGGTCGACGACACGCGCGCGACCCCGGCCGAGCGCTTGAACAACGGCACCGACTTCCACCCCACCGACCGCCGGGTGCTCTTCGGCCACCACTTCGCCGCGATCGCGGGCGCGGGGCCACTGGTAGGCCCGGTGCTCGCCGCGCAGATGGGCTACCTGCCCGGCACGATCTGGATCATCGTCGGGGTCATCTTCGCCGGTGCGGCGCAGGACATGGTGGTGCTGTTCTTCTCCACCCGTCGCGACGGCCGCAGCCTCGGGCAGATGGCGCGCGAGGACATCGGCCCGGTCGGCGGCATCGCCGCCCTGATCGCCGTGTTGTCCATCATGATCATCCTGTTGGCGGTGCTCGCGCTGGTCGTGGTCGAGGCACTGGAAAGCTCGCCGTGGGGCGCCTTCTCGATCGCCATGACCATCCCGATCGCCTTGTTCATGGGCTTCTACCTACGGTACCTGCGCCCGGGTCGCATCATCGAGACCTCGGTGATCGGCGTCACCCTGCTGCTGCTCGCCATCGTGGGCGGCGGATGGGTCGCCGAGTCGGGCCTGGCCGACACCTTCACCCTCACCGGTAATCAGCTGACCTTCGCTCTCGTCGTGTACGGCTTCGTGGCCTCGGTGCTGCCGGTGTGGATGCTGTTGGCACCGCGCGACTACCTGTCGACGTTCATGAAGGTCGGCGTCATCGTCATGCTGGCGCTGGCGATCGTGGTCGCGCAGCCGGTCCTGCGTGCCGACGCCGTCACCGAGTTCGCGCTCAACGGCGAAGGGCCGGTGTTCAGCGGCGCCCTGTTCCCGTTCGTGTTCATCACGATCGCCTGCGGTGCCCTGTCCGGCTTCCACGCCTTGGTGGCATCGGGCACCACGCCGAAGCTGGTCGAGAAGGAATCGCAGGTCCGCGTCCTCGGCTACGGCGGCATGCTCATGGAGTCGTTCGTCGCGGTGATGGCGATCGCGGCGGCCTGCATCATCGATCCGGGCTTGTACTTCGCGATGAACATGCCCGACGCACAACTCGGCGCGACCGTGGAATCGGCCTCGCAGGCGGTCGCCGGGATCGGATTCTCGATCACGCCGGAACAGCTGACCGCCGCGGCCGCCGCCGTGGAGGAAGAGACACTCGTCGGTCGCAGCGGTGGTGCGCCCACCCTCGCGGTGGGCTTGTCGGAGGTCTTCTCGCAAGTGCTCGGCGGGGAGGGCGCCCGAGCGTTCTGGTACCACTTCGCCGTCATGTTCGAGGCGCTGTTCATTCTGACCACTGTGGACGCCGGCACTCGCGTCGGCCGTTTCATGCTGCAGGACACCGTCGGCAACATCTGGCCGAAGTTCGGCGACGTGAGCTGGAAGCCGGGCATCTGGATCGCCAGCGCCGCGATCGTCGGCGGCTGGGGCTACTTCCTGTGGGCAGGCGTGAACGACCCACTCGGCGGGATCAACCAGCTGTTCCCGTTGTTCGGCATCGCCAACCAGCTGCTCGCGGCGGTGGCACTCGCAATCGGCACCACGATCCTCATCAAGACCGGCCGCGCGAAGTACGCGTGGGTGACGATCATTCCGTTGGCGTTCGACGCGGCGGTCACGCTCACGGCGAGCTGGCAGAAGGTGTTCTCGGCGGACTCGTCGATCGGCTTCTTCGCCCAGCGCGCCGAGTACCAGGCGGCGATCGCAGCCGGTGAGACGAGCAAAGGGTCGGCCGAGAACCTCGAACAGATGCAGAAGGTCGTCGTCAACTCCACGGTGGACGGCGTGCTGGCCATCCTGTTCGCGGTGCTGATCATCATCGTGCTCGTCGACGCGATGCGGGTGTGGGTGAAGGCGCTGCGGGCACCGGAACCACTCCCCGACACCGAGGTCGGCAAGGTCGAGTCCACTCGGTGGGCGCCGTCGGGTCTCATCATGACCCGAGAGGAACGCGAGACCCAACGCGAACGCGAGAAGGTCGGGGCGGGTTCGTGA
- a CDS encoding GAF and ANTAR domain-containing protein, whose protein sequence is MSAELDPYTEELATSLAHMARDLLSEDTVEKTLDRIVSEAVARIDGCDEASIMILDRERTLRTVASTSEVGQESDRIQAKLGEGPCFDAAADPTVEVFRVADMGGSGERWPQYAPQARALGVGSMIGFRLFTNEQGLGALNLYSSQPDAFGKRSEQVGWLFASHAAVAFAAARNDAQLHEAIATRQGIGQAMGIIMHRYKVSEDEAFAVLKRVSQARNVKLRDIAHEVVETGEVPGAEGR, encoded by the coding sequence ATGTCCGCTGAGCTTGATCCGTATACCGAGGAGCTGGCCACTTCGCTGGCACATATGGCCCGGGATTTGCTCTCCGAGGACACAGTCGAGAAGACCCTCGATCGGATCGTCAGCGAGGCGGTAGCCAGGATCGACGGCTGCGACGAGGCCAGCATCATGATTTTGGACCGTGAACGGACGCTGCGCACTGTTGCCTCGACCAGTGAGGTGGGGCAGGAGTCGGACCGTATCCAGGCCAAACTAGGTGAGGGACCGTGTTTTGATGCGGCAGCTGACCCAACCGTGGAGGTCTTTCGGGTCGCGGATATGGGCGGGAGCGGAGAACGGTGGCCGCAGTACGCTCCGCAGGCTCGTGCGCTCGGGGTCGGCAGCATGATCGGTTTCCGGCTGTTCACTAACGAACAGGGCCTTGGTGCGTTGAACTTGTACTCGTCACAACCGGATGCGTTCGGTAAGCGTTCGGAGCAGGTGGGGTGGCTGTTCGCCTCCCACGCTGCGGTGGCCTTCGCCGCTGCTCGTAATGATGCCCAGTTGCATGAGGCGATTGCGACTCGTCAGGGAATCGGCCAAGCAATGGGCATCATCATGCACCGTTACAAGGTCTCCGAGGATGAGGCGTTCGCGGTGCTCAAGCGGGTTTCTCAGGCGCGCAACGTCAAGCTTCGCGACATCGCTCACGAGGTGGTCGAAACCGGCGAGGTTCCGGGAGCGGAGGGCCGGTGA
- the paaI gene encoding hydroxyphenylacetyl-CoA thioesterase PaaI: MFDDDAASKALGIEMLSAVEGGAVARMVVTESMVNGHAIAHGGYLFLFADTAFACACNSHGPVTVAASAEITFVAPAREGDELFAHAEERTRYGRSGIYDITVRRGPESDAQVIAEFRGHSRSIKNGEATRS; this comes from the coding sequence ATGTTCGATGACGACGCGGCGTCGAAGGCGCTGGGTATCGAGATGCTGTCTGCCGTCGAGGGCGGTGCGGTGGCACGGATGGTCGTCACCGAGTCGATGGTCAACGGGCACGCCATCGCCCACGGCGGCTACCTGTTCCTGTTCGCCGACACCGCATTCGCCTGCGCCTGCAACAGCCACGGCCCGGTCACGGTCGCCGCGAGCGCCGAGATCACCTTCGTGGCGCCCGCCCGCGAGGGTGACGAGCTGTTCGCCCACGCCGAGGAACGCACCCGGTACGGCCGCAGCGGCATCTACGACATCACGGTCCGGCGCGGTCCCGAGTCGGACGCGCAGGTCATCGCGGAGTTCCGCGGGCACAGCAGGAGCATCAAGAACGGGGAGGCGACGCGCTCATGA
- a CDS encoding DUF397 domain-containing protein, with translation MSSVVHNGMSAAQLPEASWRKSARSGALGNCVEVSALDGGDVAVRNSRFPDGPALLYTRAEMAAFVAGAKDGEFDDFLA, from the coding sequence ATGTCGAGCGTTGTTCACAACGGCATGTCGGCGGCGCAGCTGCCCGAGGCTTCCTGGCGCAAGAGCGCGCGCAGCGGAGCACTCGGCAACTGTGTGGAGGTCTCCGCCCTCGACGGCGGAGACGTGGCCGTCCGCAACTCGCGATTCCCGGACGGACCCGCGCTGCTGTACACCCGCGCAGAGATGGCCGCGTTCGTGGCCGGCGCCAAGGACGGCGAGTTCGATGACTTCCTCGCCTGA